GCCCTTTTAACGGCATCCGCATTAGATAACTTAAAACAGGTAAAGGTGCAATTCGCATCAAAAGACTTGCTTTCTCAATATCCGCAGGTAAGTCTGCCTTTATCTGATCGTAGATCTGCTGTTTAATTGATTGCAAAAGAACAGAAAAACTATCAGCCTCATTTGCTTTCACTCGAAGCAGGAAAAAGGACATATGATTAAAGAAAATCTCTTGATGTACCTTTTCTACTGGACGCGTATCAATAGACACAGGAATTATATAATCACCTGTGAGTATACCCCTTTTGAGAAAAATGCTGTGCAAAGCCTCCATGGAAATTGCCAATGCATACGGCATAAGCATTAAATAACCTGCTTTATTATATGCAGTTTCGATAATTGCAGATGTCTGGCGTTTATCAAGCGAGATTATCTTAAATTTAAATCCCTGATTGTTAACCACTGAATGTAAAGGCAAAAAGCGGGATTTATTCTCTGACAATTGTACCAGCTTCCTATTTACACGCTTACCTGCTTCAAATTTTTCCTGCCACTTACATAGATGAGCTGGTTCTGTAAGAGAAATCCTCTGGGAATAATCCATATTCAAGAATGCTTCAGCTCCTCTGACGTCAAACAAACAATGGTCAAACACTACCCCTAGAAAACTTGTTTCTCCCGTATGGACAAGATGAAATGCAAGATGCTCCTTAATACTGTTAAAGGGCATGTTTACTCCTTGCTCCAGTGTAAAGAGCACTTTGCTAAATGTTGCATTATCATCAAGGCGGTAAGTCCTGATGTTCGGAGAGAGCATTTTATTATTGGAATAAATCTTCCAGTATGGAGCAAGGTTGTAATTCCGCATCGGTCTGCCATTTACAACCGGAAATTTTTTAATGAATTTGTTCAGGCATTCCCGAAGTGTTGTCTCATCAAGCGTGCCTTTCAGTTGAAGAACAACCTGAAACATGTTCCCAACGCCAGTTTCCTTTTTGTTAATATGGTTAATTGTATGAATGATCCAGTCAACACCAGTTAAATAGCGTTTCATTCTAACTCATTCTGCTGATATATGACGCCAGCAAGTGGATGGTTTGAGAGTTTTCTCGTGTTAGTCCTGATTCCATTAACTTTAGATTAAATGTTTTTTCAATAAACACCAGAAGCTCCACAAAGCTAAATGAATCAACTCCTAGTGTGTGAAGAGGAGCATTTGAAGAAATTGTTGAAGAGTCTACATCTAATATTGTAGCAATCTCTTGGATCAGTGTTTCCTCGATATGTTTTACAGTCAACATGCAGCTTGTATCCTTTTACACAGTCAATTTAATAACAGCTTTTTCTCCTCCACAATTATACCTAATACAACTGATTCTCCGTATTTGAGCAGGTTCAGTCTTTGTGCATAGATTTATATTGTAGGGATTATGGCTAACTAGGCATGCGTAGTGTAGCTGCTTTTTTAACATGAGAGCAGCAGCAGCACAATTAAAACTTGTTCCAGTCATCATACTGCCGAATATTGGCGAATACCCTGAGATGCAAACACCTGATTCTGCAGCCTTTTGATATTCTTTCTCGTCTCCTGCAATACCGTCGGCATCAAGAATGAACATATCCGGTCTATTTTTTTCAACCTCTTTATCATTTAAAGAGATGGCTGTTATTTCACAATATTTCTTATGAGATTTCTCCAGTGTCATCAGAAAGAATACACTTCCCTCTCCTGGTACTGCTACAGGCGTTTTTGAAAAATTAAATGGTTTGATTCTGCCATCTCCAGCAATTCGCAACTTTTGCCTGCAGATGTATTCCATAACTGTGCCGCATTCATCAACGCTTCCAACAAGAACATATTCACACCGTTTCTCATAAAGCCAGGCTCGCGCAAGGATAAGAGCCTGGTGAAACGAAAATGCAAACTGAGTAAGTGTAATGGTTGGGCCACGGCTATCTAACACAGATGTAATATAAGACGCTGCTGCATTATGGACAGAATGAGAAAATATGGTTGGAGAAGCATTCCTATCACCATATTCAAGCATATCATCCAGAAAGCGGAATGTTGTTACATGCGGACCAAATGCTGTTGAGACAATAATACCAAGAGAAGATTTCTTTTTATTAAAATTAATGCCACTATCCACTACAGCGTCACTGGCTGCTAATACTGCCATTTTACTGAATCTATCCGCACGACGTATCCCGCCCAAAATTCTTTTGTCTGTGATTGATTCTTCCTTCACATGATAACCAGAATCTTCAGGCTTTATCCATCCATGCCTCAATGCGTCATCATAGCGGTTAATTCCCCGTCCCCCGCTAAAAACAACACCTATTCCAAAAATATTCATGCTCCTCTCCCAATAACAATCGCAGCATTGTTGCCGCCAAAGGCAAGGGACGTAGAAAGGGCAAAAGATCCGTGTATGCTCGTCTTCTCTCTAACCGGCGTTATAGGTATTTCATCATCCTGATTTACAAAACCAGCGCTTGCAGGTATCCATCCTTCCAGAAGCGCAGCACCTGTAAAAACAGCTTCCAATCCTCCTGCGCCGCCAAGTGTATGCCCCGTAAATCCCTTTGTAGAAAGAACCTTAATATCCTTACCAAAAACCCTTGCTAGAACCATACCCTCAACTTTATCATTATCCCGGGTTGCAGTGCCGTGAGCATTAACAAAACAGACCTCTTGAGAACTAATGCATGCTTCAGAAAGCGCTCTCTGAATCGCTGCTTCCAATCCTGTACCATCAGGTCTTGGAGCAGTAAGATGATAGGCGTCTGCTGAAGCGCCGTATCCAGCAAGATACAATCTAGGGGCATTGCCCGAGGCATTGCCTCTCTTACAAGCACATGCTTCTCTCTCAAGCACAAGAATTCCAGCACCTTCCCCTAAGTTTAATCCTTTACGATCTCTGTCAAATGGAGCGCATAATGATTCACTGACAATCCCAAGTGCCCCAAAACCGCATATAGGAATACGGTTCAATTCGTCTGCGCCACCGGCAATAGCGATATCACACTCTCCATTCCTTAACCAGGATAACGCTACTCCAATCGCATCAGCGCCTGAAGAACATGCATTAACCACAGTAACACGTGGACCTTTTGCTCCTATAGTATTTGCAACAGCTTGGGCAAGGTTTCCTTTTAAAAATCGGTCGACAGAATCCATCGGGGCTTTTCCCGAACTCCTGTACGAATGATAGAAGTCAACATCATTTAACTGGCTTGCCACAGTAGTCCCAAGACATACTCCTACACGAAAATCCTCAATGCGTTTTTTTAGTTCTGCCTTATTTAGGGCTTCCTCTACTGCGCACAAAGCAAGACTTAAAGTGCTCATTCTGTGTTCAAAGACTGGTTTTTTATTTACTTGTCCGCGCTGAAATGTATCCAGTGTTTCTGTGAGATTTGTACCTGCAGCAGAAATCGCACCCATGCCTGTTATTATTATGTTTGTTTTCTCCATGAAACTCCGTTGAGAGAAAATGCGAATTTATGCTGCTGTATTCTCGTATATATATTGTGCCAGAGTGTCGATTGAATAAAATATTTTTCTGCCCTGATCCATATCTTTGATTTCTAACCCAAAATTCCGCTGCAATAGCACAACAATTTCTACTGCATCTAAAGAATCCAGTCCAAGTCCTTCGCCAAACAGAACCTCGTCATCTTTAATATCTTCAGGTTTTACATTCTCTAATGATAGGCTGCTTACAAGCAGTTTTTTTAACTTGTTTCGTATTTCCTTCAATTCTTTTTGTTTCTGCTCTGCCATTTAATCTTCTCCTATATTTAGCGGTATTCAACAAGCGATATCATATCCTCTTATTGCTCTTTTTTCAAGGAACAATTCCAACACGGTATAAGAGTGGATTTTTGGCAACCATTAGAATGGGAAACTGATTCCGATAATGATTTTGCTTGAATTAAGTGGTACGTTGGGTTGCTTCATGCCAGCGTTAGATATGTGATGAAATCTATATTCTAACACAAATGAACGGCCTTTTCTGGTCTTGTAACTAAGTCCTAGTCCCGCTTGATAATTCCCGCAGATATTGGCGCCCATGCCAGGTATGTTCGCTTCCGTATAGACAGGACCGCCGCCCACGAAGAAATATGGCATGTATCTTTGCGATGTCTTCAGCGTCCAGGATGAAAGAAAGTTCAAGCCAAAAATCCGGCCATCATCAGGCTTAATAAGATAAGACACAGGTAGTTCTATCAGGAAGTTATGACTTCCGCGGTACCAGTCACGTCCAGTATCTTTGAGTTTTCGCCTATATCGCAGAATTACATCCACTGTCTCAACATGTTCACGAGTTTTGCCGAGTCCCGGATGCGTGGTACTGTAGCCGCTCAGCAACATCCATGATTCATCAGTTTGATCCGTATCGGCAAAGGCAACGTTAATTGCAACAACTGTGAACAGCAGTATCAGGCAGATTAATTTCATGGCGCACACCAAATCACTGAAGAGCATCTTTGTTCTGTTCATTCTTCCCATACATCACGAAATAAAAAATATTGATAAGGGTGTTTGTGTGTATATGCTTCAAGCAACGCGGCAAATTTTTGAACCCATTGCTGTAGTTGATGGTGTTTATCCTTTTCACTAATATAGCATGGATACAGCACATTAGATACATCAACAATGTACTGATAAGTAGATACTTTCTCTGACAATAGAACAACCACCGGACATCCTGCCGCTGCTGCAATTGTAAAGCCGCCGTATGGGAACCAGGCTTTCTCTCCAAGAAATGAAACTTCTACGGCTTTAAACCCATATCTGCGGTCACCCATAATGGACACAATATGTTTTTCCTTTAATTTATTCATGATTTCAACAATTCCACCAAGATCTTGTTCAGGAGAAATAATCTTGATATGGTTCTGTTCCCTGCTGATACGCAGTGAACTTTGCACTGCAGGGTTATCTTCCGGACGCATAACAAGATACACCGTTTTTTCCAGTTTTTTTAATGCTGTCATAGCGACCTGCCAGTTACCAACATGAGCAGTTAGTAAAATTATTCCATGAGGAGAATTCTGAATCAGGGACATCAATTGTTCATATCCATGTAATTGGATATCAAATATTTCCTGCCCTGAAACAATAGCGTATCGATCAATAAGCTGTTTTCCCTGACTTACAAACAATCTATATACGTGTCTCAGCCTTTTTACAAAACCATGTGATGGAAACCTTCTGTTAATATACGCCAAAGCTCCACAAACAGCTGCTTGGTCAAACAGCACATAATAGATACAGACAATATATAATAATCCATACGCTCCTCTTAACCCAAAAAAGCGCAGAGAAATCCTAAAAAACCAGAATCCAAGGGCATTCCCTCTTTTTTTTGCTTCAATTTTTCGAGATGCTTTAGCTTTTTTCATTTTTACCATCAACTTTTTTTGCGTTCAAGTCTGTTTTTTCTATGTAAAGATTATCAAGCGGGCTTTTGACCCCAAACTGATATAATAAGCATAACTACACAAAGTGGCAAAATCAAGCCTAAAACTCGTATTTTCGCACAAAAATCCTTTGACACATATAAAATTATTCGCTATCTTGAACACAATAAAGGTAACTGTTCAATGATGTACGTTATATATGGCTTAACACAAAATCGAAAGGAGGAACGATCATGTTTTGTTTTCAATGTCAGGAAACGGCTAAAAACCAAGGCTGCACCGTAAAAGGCGTGTGCGGAAAACCCGAGGAGACCGCGGACCTGCAGGATCTGCTCATTTACGTGTGTAAAGGAATCTCGATCTATGGTGAAAAGTTAAAGGAAATGGGCACTATGGGCAAGAACGCAGCCCACTTCGTGTGCAAGGCACTTTTTACCACCATCACCAATGTGGCATGGGACGATGATGTCGTCATCGGCCGGATCAAGGAGGGTTTCAGGGTTCGGGACGCAGTCAGGGAAAAGGCCGGAGCCGCCATGTCCGGCGCGCTTCCGGATTGCGCCACCTGGTTCTCAGAGGACAAGGAGGCCATCATGGCCAAGGCCATGTCCGATGAAGTGCGCATCACCACCGCTGAAAACGAGGACGTGCGCTCCCTCAGAGAGCTGCTCATCATCGGCTGCAAGGGAATCGCAGCTTATGCCGATCATGCCGCGATTCTTGGTCATGAGAAGGATGATATCTACGGCTTCCTCATGGAGGCCCTGGCATCCACCACCAAGGATCTTTCAACGGATGAGATGATCGCCATGGTCATGAAGGCAGGGGAGATGGCTGTAAATACTATGGCCCTTCTGGATGAGGCCAATACAACTGCCTATGGCAATCCCGAGATCACGGAGGTCAACATCGGCGTCAGAAACAATCCCGGAATCCTGATCTCCGGCCACGACTTGAAAGACATGGAAGAACTGCTCAGGCAAACCAAAGACGGGTGTGATGTTTACACCCACGGGGAAATGCTGCCGGCCAACTACTATCCGGCCTTTAAGAAGTATGACCATTTCGTGGGCAACTACGGCGGGTCGTGGTGGCATCAGAACAAGGAATTCGAATCCTTTAACGGCCCCATCATTCTGACAACCAACTGCCTGATTCCCATCAAAAAGGAAAACACCTATCTGAAACGGCTCTTTACT
This genomic stretch from bacterium harbors:
- a CDS encoding acyl carrier protein, whose product is MLTVKHIEETLIQEIATILDVDSSTISSNAPLHTLGVDSFSFVELLVFIEKTFNLKLMESGLTRENSQTIHLLASYISRMS
- a CDS encoding beta-ketoacyl synthase N-terminal-like domain-containing protein — protein: MNIFGIGVVFSGGRGINRYDDALRHGWIKPEDSGYHVKEESITDKRILGGIRRADRFSKMAVLAASDAVVDSGINFNKKKSSLGIIVSTAFGPHVTTFRFLDDMLEYGDRNASPTIFSHSVHNAAASYITSVLDSRGPTITLTQFAFSFHQALILARAWLYEKRCEYVLVGSVDECGTVMEYICRQKLRIAGDGRIKPFNFSKTPVAVPGEGSVFFLMTLEKSHKKYCEITAISLNDKEVEKNRPDMFILDADGIAGDEKEYQKAAESGVCISGYSPIFGSMMTGTSFNCAAAALMLKKQLHYACLVSHNPYNINLCTKTEPAQIRRISCIRYNCGGEKAVIKLTV
- a CDS encoding beta-ketoacyl-[acyl-carrier-protein] synthase family protein; protein product: MEKTNIIITGMGAISAAGTNLTETLDTFQRGQVNKKPVFEHRMSTLSLALCAVEEALNKAELKKRIEDFRVGVCLGTTVASQLNDVDFYHSYRSSGKAPMDSVDRFLKGNLAQAVANTIGAKGPRVTVVNACSSGADAIGVALSWLRNGECDIAIAGGADELNRIPICGFGALGIVSESLCAPFDRDRKGLNLGEGAGILVLEREACACKRGNASGNAPRLYLAGYGASADAYHLTAPRPDGTGLEAAIQRALSEACISSQEVCFVNAHGTATRDNDKVEGMVLARVFGKDIKVLSTKGFTGHTLGGAGGLEAVFTGAALLEGWIPASAGFVNQDDEIPITPVREKTSIHGSFALSTSLAFGGNNAAIVIGRGA
- a CDS encoding phosphopantetheine-binding protein — its product is MAEQKQKELKEIRNKLKKLLVSSLSLENVKPEDIKDDEVLFGEGLGLDSLDAVEIVVLLQRNFGLEIKDMDQGRKIFYSIDTLAQYIYENTAA
- a CDS encoding acyloxyacyl hydrolase, translated to MNRTKMLFSDLVCAMKLICLILLFTVVAINVAFADTDQTDESWMLLSGYSTTHPGLGKTREHVETVDVILRYRRKLKDTGRDWYRGSHNFLIELPVSYLIKPDDGRIFGLNFLSSWTLKTSQRYMPYFFVGGGPVYTEANIPGMGANICGNYQAGLGLSYKTRKGRSFVLEYRFHHISNAGMKQPNVPLNSSKIIIGISFPF
- a CDS encoding lysophospholipid acyltransferase family protein → MKKAKASRKIEAKKRGNALGFWFFRISLRFFGLRGAYGLLYIVCIYYVLFDQAAVCGALAYINRRFPSHGFVKRLRHVYRLFVSQGKQLIDRYAIVSGQEIFDIQLHGYEQLMSLIQNSPHGIILLTAHVGNWQVAMTALKKLEKTVYLVMRPEDNPAVQSSLRISREQNHIKIISPEQDLGGIVEIMNKLKEKHIVSIMGDRRYGFKAVEVSFLGEKAWFPYGGFTIAAAAGCPVVVLLSEKVSTYQYIVDVSNVLYPCYISEKDKHHQLQQWVQKFAALLEAYTHKHPYQYFLFRDVWEE
- the hcp gene encoding hydroxylamine reductase, encoding MFCFQCQETAKNQGCTVKGVCGKPEETADLQDLLIYVCKGISIYGEKLKEMGTMGKNAAHFVCKALFTTITNVAWDDDVVIGRIKEGFRVRDAVREKAGAAMSGALPDCATWFSEDKEAIMAKAMSDEVRITTAENEDVRSLRELLIIGCKGIAAYADHAAILGHEKDDIYGFLMEALASTTKDLSTDEMIAMVMKAGEMAVNTMALLDEANTTAYGNPEITEVNIGVRNNPGILISGHDLKDMEELLRQTKDGCDVYTHGEMLPANYYPAFKKYDHFVGNYGGSWWHQNKEFESFNGPIILTTNCLIPIKKENTYLKRLFTTGVVNYPGAKHIADRPEGGTKDFSPVVALAKTCKSPEEIESGKIVGGFAHNQVLALADKVIDAVKSGAIKRFVVMAGCDGRQKARSYFTEVAEKLPEDTVILTAGCAKYRYNKLALGDIGGIPRVLDAGQCNDSYSLAVIALKLKEAFGLNDINELPVSYDIAWYEQKAVTVLLALLFLGVKGIRLGPTLPAFLSPNVAKVLVEKFDIKPIGTVQDDIVAMMKGE